The following DNA comes from Vanessa tameamea isolate UH-Manoa-2023 chromosome 23, ilVanTame1 primary haplotype, whole genome shotgun sequence.
atgGCTCTTCTcctgaattattaaaacaatctcataatcataaaaaataactaaatgttATGGTAattttgaacattatttttgtacaaaaaaaatattgcattcaatcattatataaaataatgtttatatataatatgcttaaTTTCTTCTATACAGaagttgttaattatattatctaatatttcttatcaatttataaacaagCTATATTAAGcatcaatcaaatttaatttaatcttatctATGGAAACATTcaaaacatgtttatatttattataaattacattgttcattagtttaactataaaaaaaaaatatgaatttacatTCATTTCAGAATTTAAGTGATCCCAATCACAATAGCATATCATCATAACACAGGACCTACAACCAGTAAAGCATGTATAGGCAGCCTTATCACTACAAAGATCTCTTCTTGGTAAACTTTGAGACAGAAACtgaactataaatttaaataaatcctttataatttataatttcatataattcttctaactgttaaaataattaaccatttacttttgaagtaaaatattaatgatatgcTAAAACAATAACTACCTCATCGATCAGTCTTCTTCCAGTGGTATCCATATCCCATCCTACAAGTGCATACTTGCCTGGTGGCAAGCCTGCTGGTTTTTCTGCCAAGGCAGGTAAAACGTCTGCAGGAGCTTCCACTCCACTACCATTCACCTTTGCTTCTGACACCATTGCCATGTACTCTGTGGACTGCTACTgtgaattttgtataaataaatacattgattcTTAATTATTCCATTTTGAGAAAACAACATGAGGgtagtataaagtttttataaatattacaaaattatcataaaatattttttatcaatttataaaaatactgagATAAATAGACTGGAATATTATTTTGCTATATATCTAGTTACTTTTTGAGAAAACATTAAGTGGAAAATAgatatggttaatttttttcgccaatatttctatatatatatataatatttatgaattcccCACTCActtgttattgattatttttcacAAACTATGAAAATATGCTCGTAGAagcttttagattttttttgtatttaagtatgttttattaGAACACATTTACTGTATACTAACTTCCCTTTTTAAATGCAAATCTAACATTACACACTATTTACACTtgctcaaattataaaaattattacaaccTTAAAAATGATGTCACGCCGCTAAAAAAATACAGGCGCCCAAAAATAAATCGATTGAAGGTTCTGCAAATATGTCTAAAGATTTTCAATACGGATATTTAAGAGAAACAAGTTGCAGTTTATTTTACAGgtgtaagttttttaaaaaacacataacattttttaccaAGGAAAACctatggaaaaataaaaatgaggaCACGTGGCGATCTTTTCTTTAGACATTTTGCCCCACCCTTGTATGTCAAAATAAGGCAAAATTAACtcactatttaaatatgatgttCCTTGTTGAATGTTGttcaattattctttaattataagaaatttcaaGATAGTTTACAATGCCtgcaaaataaactaatttaggTAGAAAATATCAGAAATCTTGGCACGTGTGCGGCAATCGGAAAAACGCAATAGTGTTTGAaaagtttacataatttatccaaaaatcggtaacattttaaaaatcgaaaatttcttaggaataaagaaatattttctatttttatttatttataatgaatagcttaaaatatgttttcttaatgttaaatgttttaccaagtttaattttaaaaataaaaattgaacgccattatattgtaaattaactatttcgttaaagtatttttttaagatttaaatttatttcaatgagttttctttttttttatatgataataaattatcctcgatatttatattattgcataCTAGCTCGTCCTGGGtacaataagggtctatatacaacttttagattgaagaataaACATTGGCATTTAGCTATGAAAGTTTTCTACTAaaatgttcattattttatataaaaacttcccTCTTGAATCATTCTACTTATTGATTTAAACCATATTGAAATCCGTTGCGTATTTTAAAAGATCGAAGGTACTGTCGGCGAGAACGGGAAGTGAGTTTGTTTTACACCATGTagagattatatattttgtaacttttattGAGCTACtttccataaatatttatattaaaataaaaaagattttatttttttatttgtttcctGCATAAGTAACAACTAaggcatataaaaaaatatattatattcaaacctAAGACATCATTAAAAAtcgataaattgttttgttgccATGATGCACTAAGCAAAGATTGCTTAAATTGGTTGTTTAAATGCTGATATTGACATTGTTTGTGTGATATTGTTTGTCTCTTTTACGCTCATTGTTTacggtataataaaataaacattgaatttgACAAATGCAAAGTTGTATGACGGCGTTTCCGGCCTATATCAGGTTGACAAGCTGTCAACCTAGCGAAGCGTCATAGTGAATGGTGAGGCGAGCAGCCATTTTGAACGACACGATCGAACGAGAGGGCGCCCGTTTACCACACTTATGACGAATCGCTGTGATTGCCGCCATATTGCCGTTTTGTTCAAACTATCTTAGTTGATTTTTGTATGAAAGTGCTGTGTATTCGAACTATTCCTGTGACTACAgtgattattaaattgtaattaacatCTTGGACTGGATCGTTTATTTTACCACGCCCATCTACCCGATCTAAATAAAATGAGTTCTTGTGACGGCCCTTCTGCCATTTCATCAGAAGTGGGATTCGATGGTGCCCAAGTTGAGGGTCAACGGACAAAATCGGATGCCGAAAAGTTACTAAGCAGTATGGAGGCGTTGTTATCTCGGGTTCTCGCAAGTCAGCAAACACCAACTGCCAACACTACTCATTCTACGCAATTGCTACCTTTTAACCCAGACGACGAAGAATCTGACGTTGAGGCTTGGTGCAATATAACCGAAGCTATCGTtcttaagaaaaatttaaacgGAATAGACTTGCTCATGGCCCTTACCAGCGCCTTGAAAGGACGAGCTGCAGCCTGCATTACTAAagtgaatataaatgaaatgaccTGGACTGTGGTCAAGCAATGTCTAATGGCGAAATTTTCAAAACCAAAGTTGCCGCAGGATTACTTCGACGACATATTACGATTTCAAATCGCTGCCAAAGAAACAGTTTCCGAATCTGCACTACGTCTGTGGAGCTTGATTGAACGGATTCCGAAGTGCACGATGCCTGAAGAAGTAGTTACTGGATTTGTGATATCAGTACTGTGTAAAAAGGATGGACTAATACGTCGCGAATTAAATGCTCACAATATTATGACTCGCACTCAACTATTTCGAGTACTCGGAGGTGTGTCCTTGAAACGCCAATCGGATGGTGGTGGAGATACCAGTGAGCCTGAGATCAAGCGTTTCCGGTCAGTTGAAAGATTCTCAGGCAGATGCAGCTTCTGTGGAATAAGAGGACATCGCTTTGCAGACTGTCGAAAACGTCGTGACAACTTCGGATCTGCATCTCAAGAGGTACCGAGCTCGTCACGAACATTGAAGAACACAACTTCCGTGTCTTGCTACACTTGTGGAAAAAAAGGACACGTGACAACTAACTGTCCTGACAAGAAGAATGGAAGCAAGGCTGCGGTCATGGAGGTCCAACATTGTGAGCACCGTCCGTCCAGGGGGACTTTGAAAACATCTTCCGGTGAGTCTGtcccttttttatttgatagtgGATCATCTTGTTCGCTTTT
Coding sequences within:
- the LOC135193955 gene encoding uncharacterized protein LOC135193955, with product MSSCDGPSAISSEVGFDGAQVEGQRTKSDAEKLLSSMEALLSRVLASQQTPTANTTHSTQLLPFNPDDEESDVEAWCNITEAIVLKKNLNGIDLLMALTSALKGRAAACITKVNINEMTWTVVKQCLMAKFSKPKLPQDYFDDILRFQIAAKETVSESALRLWSLIERIPKCTMPEEVVTGFVISVLCKKDGLIRRELNAHNIMTRTQLFRVLGGVSLKRQSDGGGDTSEPEIKRFRSVERFSGRCSFCGIRGHRFADCRKRRDNFGSASQEVPSSSRTLKNTTSVSCYTCGKKGHVTTNCPDKKNGSKAAVMEVQHCEHRPSRGTLKTSSG